From Thermovenabulum gondwanense, one genomic window encodes:
- a CDS encoding YitT family protein encodes MKEKQLLFDYLQIAAGCFISSLGLTMFLVPNKVAAGGVSGLATVLHYLFHVPVGWTMLILNIPLFVAGVVYLGRSFGFKTIVGTILFSIFTELTANFPVPTKDLLLATVYGGILLGAGLGIVFRTRATTGGSDLAAMLINHFLPSVSVGQGILLVDFFVILLDGVAFNWELAMYSWIALYVSSKVIDLVQEGINYAKAVYIISDKNDDIAKKIIEEMNRGVTVFKGTGAYTGENRNVLLCAVTRLELSRLKKIIKDVDPTAFVIVHDVHEVLGEGFSFNKKEEVV; translated from the coding sequence GTGAAAGAAAAGCAGCTCTTATTTGATTACCTGCAGATTGCGGCGGGTTGCTTCATCTCTTCCTTAGGCCTTACCATGTTCTTAGTCCCCAACAAGGTGGCGGCGGGTGGTGTTAGCGGCCTTGCCACCGTACTTCATTACCTTTTTCACGTGCCGGTGGGCTGGACGATGCTCATATTAAACATTCCTTTATTTGTAGCAGGGGTAGTATACCTGGGAAGAAGTTTCGGATTTAAAACGATTGTCGGCACAATACTTTTCTCAATTTTTACCGAACTCACCGCAAACTTTCCCGTACCTACAAAGGATTTACTTTTGGCAACGGTATACGGCGGAATACTTCTGGGAGCCGGGCTGGGTATAGTTTTCAGGACGAGAGCTACTACCGGTGGTTCTGATCTTGCGGCAATGCTTATAAATCATTTTTTACCTTCGGTAAGCGTAGGGCAGGGGATTCTCCTGGTGGATTTTTTTGTTATTTTGCTGGACGGAGTTGCATTTAACTGGGAACTGGCCATGTATTCCTGGATTGCCCTTTATGTTAGCAGCAAAGTAATTGACCTTGTTCAGGAAGGCATTAATTACGCAAAGGCTGTGTATATAATTTCTGATAAAAATGATGATATAGCTAAAAAAATAATAGAGGAAATGAACAGAGGGGTAACCGTTTTTAAAGGCACCGGCGCTTATACGGGAGAAAACAGGAATGTGCTATTGTGTGCGGTTACCCGTTTGGAGCTCTCCCGGTTGAAAAAAATAATAAAAGATGTAGACCCGACGGCCTTTGTCATTGTGCACGATGTGCACGAAGTGCTGGGGGAAGGTTTCAGTTTCAATAAAAAAGAAGAGGTTGTTTAG
- a CDS encoding WecB/TagA/CpsF family glycosyltransferase has protein sequence MRDIINILNVPFDNITYEEALKKAESFIKEKKAAGIVTPNAEIVISANKDRKLYDAICRADIILPDGIGVYLASRIINTPLKQRTTGFDFMVELLKIADKKGYSVYFLGGKPGVADEALANVKKNFPGIVPSGAHHGYFSESEEEDVIEEINKKSPDMVFAGMGAPKQELFISRNKDKLSCGFLMGVGGSLDVLSGRTKRAPHIMQKLGLEWFYRLIKEPYRAKRMTALPLFLLRVIFTEKRGKR, from the coding sequence ATGAGAGATATTATAAATATTTTAAACGTACCTTTCGATAATATAACTTACGAGGAGGCCTTGAAAAAGGCGGAATCCTTTATAAAAGAAAAAAAAGCGGCAGGGATAGTAACGCCCAATGCGGAAATTGTAATTTCCGCAAATAAAGACAGAAAACTTTACGATGCCATTTGCCGTGCGGATATTATTCTGCCCGATGGAATAGGGGTGTATCTGGCTTCCCGGATTATAAATACCCCTCTTAAACAGAGGACTACGGGATTTGATTTTATGGTGGAGCTTTTAAAAATTGCCGACAAAAAGGGGTATTCCGTATATTTTCTGGGAGGAAAACCGGGGGTTGCGGATGAAGCGCTGGCAAACGTTAAAAAAAATTTCCCCGGTATAGTCCCTTCCGGTGCCCATCACGGCTATTTCTCCGAAAGCGAAGAAGAGGATGTTATTGAAGAGATAAACAAAAAATCTCCCGACATGGTCTTTGCAGGCATGGGTGCGCCAAAACAGGAACTTTTTATTTCCAGGAACAAAGACAAGCTGAGCTGCGGTTTTCTGATGGGGGTAGGAGGAAGTTTAGACGTACTTTCAGGCAGAACAAAGAGGGCTCCTCATATTATGCAAAAATTAGGCCTTGAGTGGTTTTACAGGCTGATTAAGGAGCCCTACCGGGCTAAAAGGATGACCGCACTTCCTTTGTTTTTACTTAGGGTAATATTTACCGAAAAGAGGGGTAAAAGGTGA